The stretch of DNA TATCACAGGTATGCCCGCCATATTGATGGCGTCTATATCGCGGTAAACCGTCCTCACAGAGACCTCAAATTTTTCAGCAAGCTCCCTTGCGATGATCCTGTCCCGGTTAAGGAGCATAACCGTGATTGCAAGCATCCTGTCAATACGCATTCAAATTCTCCCGGGTGTCTTGTTCGAAATATTAAACAGCTGGGATACTGAAGGTAACCTTTGTGCCTGAACCTGCCTTTGTCTGAATGGCAATGGCGCCCCTGTGTCTTTCCGCTATCTCTTTTGCAACAGTAAGACCGAGACCTATACCAAAATGCCTGGCGCTGAAAAGGGGTTCATATACCCGTGAAACGATCTCATCGGGAATACCTGCCCCTGTATCTGATACAGATATGAAGAATGTGTTGTCACCTGTACCTGATTCAATGGTTATTATCATCTCCCCTGGCAATGCATCCTTTATCGCCTGGAGGCCATTTTTAACCACGTTTGTAATAGCCCTGCCAAGCTGATCAGGATCAATATTAAAGATACGGTCGCAGTTTAGAGCGCTTATAACCTCTATGTTCTGAGGCAGGTCCAGCCCTTCAATAATCTTTTTTAACCAGGCATCTATGTTTACAGGTATTATCCTGAGCTCTTTCATCTGGGTAATATTTAAAAAGTCAGTAAGGATGCTGTCACATCTTTTTATATTGCGTTCAGCAAGGTTCAGTGCCTTTTCTATCCTTTCAGGCTGGTTCCTTTCTATAGCGGTCCTTATCACAAAAAGGGAGGTGTTTACAGTGCCCAGCGGGTTCCTTACATCATGGGCAATGGTGGCGGCAAGCCTCTCAATCATCTCCAGTTTTTCAAGGAACAGGGTATCTTTTTGATTTTGATCTGTGATGTGCGGCTGATTGCCCTGGCTGTTATCCAGCATCAAGCACCTCCCTTACCTCACTGAGCATATTCCTTACATTATAGGGTTTGCTTATAAACCCCTTTGCCCCGCTCTCCATGGCACTATTTGCATCATCCTCAGGGGAATAACCGCTGGCGATAATAACCTTGAGTTCAGGTTTTATCCTGAGCAGCTCCTCAAGGCATCTTTTACCCCCCATCCCCGGCATGATCAGGTCAAGTATAACAAGGGAAATTTGATCTATATTTTTTGAACAGGTTGCAAGAGCAGATTCGCCGTCAGAAGAGGTGATTACCCTGTATCCGAATTTTTTAAGGATCTGCTCCCCAAGCTCCCTTACAAACTGCTCATCATCAACAATAAGTATGGTTTCTGTGCCGCCCACTGGCGCAGGCCCCTCCTTTTTTTCAACTACAGCAGAGATCTCCTGCTTTATAGCAGGCAGATAAATACTAAAGGTTGTGCCCACACCCGGATTGCTGTTACATTCTATGTGGCCGTTGTGTTTGGTCACAAGCCCATACACCATAGCTAACCCCAGCCCGGTCCCCTTTCCAGGGGCCTTTGTGGTAAAGAAGGGTTCAAAAATCCTTTCCCTCTCCTTTTCTGTCATCCCCTTACCATTGTCTGTCATGGAGAGGATTACATAATTTCCAGGGACAAGGCCGTGAAAAGTCCGGCAGTCAGTCTCGGAGAGCATGGTGTTTTCTGTGCAGATTAATATCTTGCCCCCCTCATTAATGGCATCCCTTGCGTTTACCGCCAGATTCATCATGATCTGCTCTATCTGTGACGGGTCTGCATTGATAACATAAAGGTTTTTTTCAAGATCGAGTTCTATATCTATCATCTTGGGGATGGTGCGTTCAAGAAGGTTTCTGACATCACGTATTTCTTTATTCAGGTCTATTGGCCTCATCTTGCTTTCAACCTTGCGGCTGAACGCAAGGAGCTGCTGGGTAAGCTCGCTCGCCCTCTGCGCTGCCCTTTCTATGCTGGCAAGCTTTGAATAATCAGGGTTGGTTTCATTCTTGTCCATAAGCAGTATCTGTGTATATCCCAGTATTGCCTGAAGGGAATTATTAAAGTCGTGGGATATGCCACCTGCAAGGGTCCCGATGCTCTCCATCTTCTGTGCCTGCTGGAGGTGCTGCTCCATGTTGCGTTTTTCCTCTTCGGCGATTTTTCTCTCTGTTATGTCGGTTATTACAGCAAAACAGCCCCTCAGCCGGTTTTCATCATCTATAATGGACTGGGGAGATACAATGGTGGGTAGCATTGTGCCATCCTTTTTGAGCCAGGTAAGCTCAAATGGAGAGATATCCCCTCCATGACATACACCTATATACCTTGCGTATATCTTTATATTGGCTTCATCAAGAAAATCGGAGGCAAGCCTGCCCAAAAGTTCAGCCTCTGGGTAGCCAGTCATCCTGGTAAATTTCCGGTTTACATAGGTTATGACACCGTTAAGGTCTTGCATGATCAGGCCATCATTCATGGTCTCAACCAGCAGACGATAACGCTCTTCGCTCTCCCTAAGGCGCGCATTCATCCGTTCAAGCTCAAGGTTTCTTCTGCTCAGGGCCTCCTGAACCGCTATCTTTTCCCTTTCAAGCTGTAGTTTTTCAAAGCACCTGTCAAGGGTCTTTAAAAGCTGACGGGGGTTCAGGGGTTTTCTTAAGTAATCGTAGGCCCCCTCCTGGATCGCCTCTATGGCAGAATCCGCCTCTACAAATGCAGTCATGATCACTGTAACAATATTGGGGCGGGCATCTTTAAAGGTGTTAATAAGGTTAAGCCCGTTTTCATGACCGAGCCTGACATCCAGGAGCACCACATCTGCATTAAATGATTTTATAGTATCAACGGCCTCCTGCTGATTATGGGCCGTTCCAACATTATACCCATATGTTTCAAGAATATCTGTCAGGCTTATTACAAAGTCCCGCTCGTCATCGACGATCAGTATTTTCCTGATATCATCATTCATTACATTTACCCCTGCATCTCCACATACCGTACTTTCGGCAACTATGAGTAACAGCTAAAATATACTTTTTAACGAACAGAGATATTAAGAAAATTAGAATAATAATAGATAATTAAAGCTTAGTCTAGGTAAAATAAAATTCATCGCCTTGTAATAGTATATTTATTAATCATGTGATGGGGGTTGTAGGACTCCTTTGCCTTTCTGAGCCCATCAACACCAAGATCCTGCTCCCTGTTAATAAATTCTGTATCCGGCCAGCCATTGGCGGCAAACATCTGGTTTATGGCGGTATAGAGGCCAGGGATATCCGGGTTTGCCTTTTCTATGTGTATAACCGCTGTATCAGGGTTTAGGGGCTCCCCAAGTGAAAATGCCTCCATGCGGCCATTTACAATGATCGCTCCCCCACTATAGTCAAGCTGTTCGAAATGCATAAGCGCCCTTCGCACAGCATAATCTTCTGAGAGCAGGTTGGGGTTTTCCACGCACTCCCTCATCTTGCACCACTCCTCCTGCATGTTTATGAAGCATTCAACAAGGTCTGT from Desulfatiglans sp. encodes:
- a CDS encoding response regulator codes for the protein MNDDIRKILIVDDERDFVISLTDILETYGYNVGTAHNQQEAVDTIKSFNADVVLLDVRLGHENGLNLINTFKDARPNIVTVIMTAFVEADSAIEAIQEGAYDYLRKPLNPRQLLKTLDRCFEKLQLEREKIAVQEALSRRNLELERMNARLRESEERYRLLVETMNDGLIMQDLNGVITYVNRKFTRMTGYPEAELLGRLASDFLDEANIKIYARYIGVCHGGDISPFELTWLKKDGTMLPTIVSPQSIIDDENRLRGCFAVITDITERKIAEEEKRNMEQHLQQAQKMESIGTLAGGISHDFNNSLQAILGYTQILLMDKNETNPDYSKLASIERAAQRASELTQQLLAFSRKVESKMRPIDLNKEIRDVRNLLERTIPKMIDIELDLEKNLYVINADPSQIEQIMMNLAVNARDAINEGGKILICTENTMLSETDCRTFHGLVPGNYVILSMTDNGKGMTEKERERIFEPFFTTKAPGKGTGLGLAMVYGLVTKHNGHIECNSNPGVGTTFSIYLPAIKQEISAVVEKKEGPAPVGGTETILIVDDEQFVRELGEQILKKFGYRVITSSDGESALATCSKNIDQISLVILDLIMPGMGGKRCLEELLRIKPELKVIIASGYSPEDDANSAMESGAKGFISKPYNVRNMLSEVREVLDAG
- a CDS encoding HAMP domain-containing histidine kinase, with the protein product MLDNSQGNQPHITDQNQKDTLFLEKLEMIERLAATIAHDVRNPLGTVNTSLFVIRTAIERNQPERIEKALNLAERNIKRCDSILTDFLNITQMKELRIIPVNIDAWLKKIIEGLDLPQNIEVISALNCDRIFNIDPDQLGRAITNVVKNGLQAIKDALPGEMIITIESGTGDNTFFISVSDTGAGIPDEIVSRVYEPLFSARHFGIGLGLTVAKEIAERHRGAIAIQTKAGSGTKVTFSIPAV